A single genomic interval of Streptomyces graminofaciens harbors:
- a CDS encoding maleylpyruvate isomerase family mycothiol-dependent enzyme, translated as MPPAKKRPRAYDPAKTRKAVLAQFGTVREAVGALTAEQLALPTRLGGWAVRDLAAHLTMAVETVSRNLDRDEPPKADLTLLDWPFATAVRAGDIAEGTRDLAAAHPDLDALYARTERRLTEALAGAPGDRLLAARTGAMTLEDYLVTRTVELVVHTDDLNAAVPGLDLPYDRHALATCTRLLADALAAKAPGGSTEVRIPPYAVVQCVAGPRHTRGTPPNVVETDPLTWIRLATGRLDWATALDDAKVSASGERADLSKLLPLMA; from the coding sequence ATGCCCCCGGCCAAGAAGCGCCCCCGCGCCTACGACCCCGCCAAGACCCGCAAGGCCGTGCTGGCCCAGTTCGGGACCGTACGGGAGGCGGTGGGCGCCCTCACCGCCGAGCAGCTCGCCCTGCCCACGCGGCTCGGCGGCTGGGCCGTGCGGGACCTGGCCGCGCACCTCACCATGGCCGTGGAGACCGTCAGCCGTAATCTCGACCGGGACGAGCCGCCCAAGGCGGATCTGACCCTGCTGGACTGGCCCTTCGCCACCGCCGTCCGGGCCGGCGACATCGCCGAGGGCACCCGGGACCTCGCCGCGGCCCACCCCGACCTCGACGCCCTCTACGCCCGCACCGAGCGGCGCCTCACCGAGGCCCTCGCCGGCGCACCCGGCGACCGTCTCCTCGCCGCCCGTACCGGCGCCATGACGCTGGAGGACTACCTGGTCACCCGTACCGTCGAACTCGTCGTCCACACCGACGACCTGAACGCGGCCGTCCCTGGCCTCGACCTCCCGTACGACCGGCACGCCCTCGCCACCTGCACCCGCCTCCTCGCGGACGCGCTCGCCGCCAAGGCCCCCGGCGGTTCGACCGAGGTGCGGATCCCGCCGTACGCCGTGGTGCAGTGCGTCGCGGGGCCGAGGCACACCCGGGGCACCCCGCCGAACGTCGTCGAGACCGATCCGCTGACCTGGATCCGGCTCGCCACCGGCCGCCTCGACTGGGCCACCGCCCTCGACGACGCCAAGGTCAGCGCGAGCGGGGAACGGGCCGATCTCAGCAAGCTGCTCCCCCTCATGGCGTAA
- the purF gene encoding amidophosphoribosyltransferase, producing the protein MPRGDGRLNHDLLPGEKGPQDACGVFGVWAPGEEVAKLTYFGLYALQHRGQESAGIAVSNGSQILVFKDMGLVSQVFDETSLGSLQGHIAVGHARYSTTGASVWENAQPTFRATAHGSIALGHNGNLVNTAQLAEMVADLPKKEGGRTPRVAATNDTDLLTALLAAQTDEDDKPLTVEEAAHTVLPQVKGAFSLVFMNEHTLYAARDPQGIRPLVLGRLERGWVVASESAALDICGASYVREIEPGEFIAIDENGLRSSRFAEAKPKGCVFEYVYLARPDTDIAGRNVYLSRVEMGRKLAKEAPADADLVIATPESGTPAAIGYAEASGIPFGAGLVKNAYVGRTFIQPSQTIRQLGIRLKLNPLKEVIKGKRLVVVDDSIVRGNTQRALVRMLREAGAAEVHIRISSPPVKWPCFFGIDFATRAELIANGMTIDEIGTSLGADSLAYISIDGMIEATTIAKPNLCRACFDGEYPMELPDPELLGKQLLETELAAGPAATAATDAIRRP; encoded by the coding sequence GTGCCACGTGGTGACGGACGACTCAACCACGACCTTCTCCCCGGCGAGAAAGGCCCCCAGGACGCTTGCGGCGTCTTCGGAGTCTGGGCCCCGGGTGAAGAGGTCGCCAAGCTCACGTACTTCGGGCTCTACGCCCTCCAGCATCGGGGCCAGGAATCCGCGGGTATCGCGGTCAGCAACGGCTCCCAGATCCTCGTCTTCAAGGACATGGGCCTCGTTTCCCAGGTCTTCGACGAGACCTCTCTCGGTTCGCTCCAGGGTCACATCGCGGTCGGTCACGCCCGCTACTCGACCACGGGTGCCTCCGTGTGGGAGAACGCCCAGCCGACGTTCCGCGCCACCGCGCACGGTTCCATCGCGCTCGGCCACAACGGCAACCTGGTCAACACGGCGCAGCTCGCCGAGATGGTCGCCGACCTGCCCAAGAAGGAGGGTGGCCGGACGCCGCGCGTCGCGGCCACCAACGACACCGACCTCCTCACCGCCCTCCTCGCCGCCCAGACGGACGAGGACGACAAGCCGCTGACCGTCGAGGAGGCCGCCCACACGGTCCTCCCGCAGGTCAAGGGCGCCTTCAGCCTCGTCTTCATGAACGAGCACACCCTCTACGCGGCCCGTGACCCGCAGGGCATCCGCCCGCTGGTCCTCGGCCGTCTGGAGCGTGGCTGGGTCGTGGCCTCCGAGTCCGCCGCCCTCGACATCTGCGGCGCCTCCTACGTCCGCGAGATCGAGCCGGGCGAGTTCATCGCCATCGACGAGAACGGTCTGCGCAGCTCCCGATTCGCGGAAGCGAAGCCCAAGGGCTGTGTCTTCGAGTACGTGTACCTGGCCCGCCCGGACACGGACATCGCCGGCCGGAACGTGTACCTCTCCCGGGTGGAGATGGGGCGAAAGCTGGCCAAGGAAGCCCCGGCCGACGCCGACCTGGTCATAGCGACGCCGGAGTCCGGCACCCCGGCCGCCATCGGCTACGCGGAGGCCTCCGGCATCCCGTTCGGCGCCGGCCTGGTGAAGAACGCGTATGTCGGCCGTACGTTCATCCAGCCCTCCCAGACGATCCGCCAGCTCGGTATCCGCTTGAAGCTGAACCCGCTGAAGGAAGTCATCAAGGGCAAGCGCCTGGTCGTCGTCGACGACTCGATCGTGCGCGGCAACACCCAGCGCGCGCTGGTCCGGATGCTCCGCGAGGCGGGCGCCGCCGAGGTCCACATCCGGATCTCCTCTCCGCCCGTGAAGTGGCCCTGCTTCTTCGGCATCGACTTCGCCACCCGCGCCGAGCTCATCGCCAACGGCATGACGATCGACGAGATCGGCACGTCCCTGGGCGCCGACTCCCTGGCGTACATCTCCATCGACGGCATGATCGAGGCGACCACCATCGCCAAGCCGAACCTCTGCCGCGCCTGCTTCGACGGCGAGTACCCGATGGAGCTGCCGGACCCCGAGCTGCTCGGCAAGCAGCTCCTGGAGACCGAGCTGGCCGCCGGACCCGCCGCCACGGCCGCGACCGACGCGATCCGTCGTCCCTAG
- the bldC gene encoding developmental transcriptional regulator BldC yields MTARTPDAEPLLTPAEVATMFRVDPKTVTRWAKAGKLTSIRTLGGHRRYREAEVRALLAGIPQQRSEA; encoded by the coding sequence ATGACCGCTCGCACCCCTGATGCCGAGCCGCTGCTGACCCCGGCTGAGGTCGCCACCATGTTCCGCGTGGACCCGAAGACGGTCACGCGGTGGGCGAAGGCCGGCAAGCTCACGTCCATCCGCACGCTCGGTGGGCATCGCCGTTACCGCGAAGCCGAGGTCCGCGCACTGCTTGCGGGTATTCCGCAGCAGCGCAGCGAGGCCTGA
- the purM gene encoding phosphoribosylformylglycinamidine cyclo-ligase, with translation MSETTGASYAAAGVDIEAGDRAVELMKEWVKKTQRPEVLGGLGGFAGLFDASALKRFERPLLASATDGVGTKVDIARQLGVYDTIGHDLVAMVMDDIVVCGAEPLFMTDYICVGKVHPERVAAIVKGIAEGCVLAGCALVGGETAEHPGLLGPDDFDVAGAGTGAVEAEHLLGPDRIRTGDAVIAMAASGLHSNGYSLVRHVLLNQAGLALDAHIDDLGRTLGEELLEPTKIYSLDCLALTRTTEVHAFSHVTGGGLAANLARVIPDQLHATVDRSTWTPDPIFDLVGKTGRVERLELEKTLNMGVGMIAIVPQESADVALTTLADRGVEAWVAGEITERGDHATGAELVGDYAS, from the coding sequence ATGTCTGAGACAACTGGTGCCAGCTACGCAGCGGCGGGCGTCGACATCGAGGCGGGCGACCGCGCCGTCGAGCTGATGAAGGAGTGGGTGAAGAAGACCCAGCGCCCCGAGGTCCTCGGCGGCCTCGGCGGTTTCGCCGGACTCTTCGACGCCTCCGCCCTCAAGCGCTTCGAGCGCCCGCTGCTCGCCTCCGCCACGGACGGCGTCGGCACGAAGGTCGACATCGCCCGTCAGCTGGGCGTCTACGACACGATCGGCCACGACCTGGTCGCGATGGTCATGGACGACATCGTGGTGTGCGGCGCCGAGCCGCTGTTCATGACCGACTACATCTGCGTCGGCAAGGTGCATCCCGAGCGCGTCGCCGCCATCGTCAAGGGCATCGCCGAGGGCTGTGTGCTGGCCGGATGCGCCCTGGTAGGCGGCGAGACGGCCGAGCACCCGGGTCTCCTGGGCCCGGACGACTTCGACGTCGCCGGCGCCGGTACGGGCGCGGTGGAGGCGGAGCACCTGCTCGGCCCGGATCGTATCCGGACGGGTGACGCGGTGATCGCGATGGCGGCCTCCGGTCTTCACTCGAACGGGTACTCGCTCGTCCGGCACGTCCTGCTGAACCAGGCCGGTCTCGCTCTTGACGCGCACATCGACGACCTCGGCCGCACCCTCGGCGAGGAGCTGCTGGAGCCCACCAAGATCTACTCGCTGGACTGTCTGGCCCTCACCCGCACGACCGAGGTCCACGCCTTCAGCCATGTCACGGGCGGCGGTCTCGCGGCCAACCTGGCCCGCGTGATCCCCGACCAGCTGCACGCGACGGTCGACCGCTCCACCTGGACCCCGGATCCGATCTTCGACCTCGTCGGAAAGACCGGCCGGGTCGAGCGCCTGGAGCTGGAGAAGACCCTCAACATGGGCGTCGGCATGATCGCCATCGTCCCGCAGGAGTCCGCGGACGTGGCACTCACCACCCTGGCCGACCGCGGGGTCGAGGCATGGGTCGCCGGCGAGATCACCGAGCGCGGCGACCACGCCACGGGTGCCGAGCTGGTCGGCGACTACGCGAGCTGA
- a CDS encoding DUF3073 domain-containing protein — translation MGRGRAKAKQTKVARQLKYSSGGTDLSRLANELGASTSNQPPNGEPFEDDDEEDDPYAQYADLYNDDDEDEDDQSGPTSHRRGA, via the coding sequence ATGGGGCGCGGCCGGGCAAAGGCCAAGCAGACGAAGGTCGCCCGCCAGCTGAAGTACAGCAGCGGCGGGACTGACCTCTCGCGTCTGGCCAATGAGCTGGGCGCTTCGACTTCGAATCAGCCGCCGAATGGCGAGCCTTTCGAGGACGACGACGAGGAAGACGACCCGTACGCCCAGTACGCGGATCTCTACAACGACGACGATGAGGACGAGGACGACCAGTCCGGTCCCACGTCGCATCGTCGCGGAGCTTGA
- the hrpA gene encoding ATP-dependent RNA helicase HrpA, with translation MSTHPAPAFGALAPRLAELTLRDAHRLGRRLEGARKIRKPEARAAVLAEIEAEVAKGEARMAERAARVPAITYPEQLPVSQKKAEIADAIRDHQVVIVAGETGSGKTTQIPKICMELGRGVRGMIGHTQPRRIAARTVAERVAEELNTPLGEAVGWKVRFTDQVNQDATFVKLMTDGILLAEIQTDRELRAYDTIIIDEAHERSLNIDFLLGYLAQLLPKRPDLKVVITSATIDPERFSRHFGDAPIVEVSGRTYPVEVRYRPLLEEDGDDADRDQITAICDAVEELQGEGKGDILVFLSGEREIRDTADALIKKQYRFTEVLPLYARLSHAEQHRVFQAHTGRRIVLATNVAETSLTVPGIKYVIDPGFARISRYSHRTKVQRLPIEPISQASANQRKGRCGRTSDGVCIRLYSEDDFLARPEFTDAEILRTNLASVILQMTAAGLGDIEKFPFIDPPDHRNIRDGVQLLQELGALDPAQKDVRKRLTEMGRKLSQLPVDPRLARMVVEADKNGCAREVMVIAAALSIQDPRERPADKQAQADQQHARFKDETSDFLAFLNLWRYVREQQKERGSSSFRRMCKQEYLNFLRIREWQDIYSQLRTVAKQMGIHLNEDDAPEQHVHLSLLAGLLSHIGMKDVKEGAKNEYLGARNAKFAVFPGSALFKKPPRFVMSAELVETSRLWARVNARIEPEWVEPLAEHLLKRTYSEPHWEKDQAAVMAYEKVTLYGVPIVAQRKVNYGRIDPEASRELFIRNALVEGDWRTHHKFFADNRRLLSEVEELEHRARRRDIVVDDDTLFDFYDQRVPEHVVSGAHFDSWWKHKRHEQPEFLDFEREMLIRESAEAVTKADYPDSWRQGQLKFRVTYQFEPGADADGVTVHVPLQVLNQVTDEGFDWQIPGLREEVVTELIRSLPKPIRRHYVPAPNYAKAFLEKAVPLQEPLPMTLARELKRMVGVPLTAEDFDWGRLPDHLKITFRIVDERRRKLAEDKDLEALRLRLKPKARQALSQAAAATAERQGGESLERTGLTDWTIGSLTRVFETRRAGQPVKAYPALVDNGDTVSVRLFDTEEEQAEAMWKGMRRLILRNIPVNPAKFASEKLTNAQKLALSANPHGSIQALFDDCAMAAADKLIADFGGPAWDEESYRKLYDKVRAEIVDTTVRTVGQVQQVLAAWQACERRLKATRSAALLANLSDVRAQLDALVKPGFVTEAGLRRLPDLMRYLVAADRRLQQMPTGVQRDTTRMEKVHEMRDEYLWLLEQLPQGRPVPSTVLDIRWMIEELRVSYFAHALGTAYPVSDKRIVKAIDAAVP, from the coding sequence ATGTCCACTCACCCCGCCCCCGCCTTCGGCGCCCTCGCCCCTCGCCTGGCCGAGCTGACCCTGCGCGACGCGCACCGGCTCGGACGCAGGCTCGAAGGCGCGCGCAAGATCCGCAAGCCCGAGGCCCGGGCCGCCGTCCTCGCCGAGATCGAGGCGGAGGTCGCCAAGGGCGAGGCCCGGATGGCCGAGCGCGCCGCGCGCGTACCGGCCATCACGTACCCCGAGCAGCTGCCCGTCAGCCAGAAGAAGGCCGAGATCGCGGACGCCATCCGTGATCATCAGGTCGTCATCGTCGCGGGCGAGACCGGCTCCGGAAAGACGACCCAGATCCCGAAGATCTGTATGGAGCTGGGACGCGGCGTACGCGGCATGATCGGGCACACCCAGCCCCGTCGGATCGCGGCCCGTACGGTCGCCGAGCGCGTGGCGGAGGAGCTGAACACGCCCCTCGGCGAGGCCGTCGGCTGGAAGGTGCGCTTCACCGACCAGGTCAACCAGGACGCGACCTTCGTCAAGCTGATGACGGACGGCATCCTGCTCGCCGAGATCCAGACGGACCGCGAGCTGCGCGCGTACGACACGATCATCATCGACGAGGCCCACGAGCGGTCCCTCAACATCGACTTCCTGCTGGGCTATCTGGCCCAGCTGCTGCCCAAGCGCCCGGACCTCAAGGTCGTCATCACCTCCGCGACCATCGACCCCGAGCGCTTCTCCCGCCACTTCGGCGACGCCCCGATCGTCGAGGTCAGCGGCCGTACGTACCCCGTCGAGGTGCGCTATCGCCCCCTCCTCGAAGAGGACGGCGACGACGCCGACCGCGACCAGATCACCGCGATCTGCGACGCCGTCGAGGAGCTTCAGGGGGAGGGCAAGGGCGACATCCTCGTCTTCCTCTCGGGAGAACGGGAGATCCGCGACACGGCGGACGCCCTCATCAAGAAGCAGTACCGCTTCACGGAGGTCCTGCCCCTCTACGCCCGCCTCTCGCACGCCGAGCAGCACCGCGTGTTCCAGGCGCACACGGGGCGCAGGATCGTTCTGGCCACGAACGTCGCCGAGACCTCCCTCACGGTCCCGGGCATCAAGTACGTCATCGACCCGGGCTTCGCCCGCATCTCCCGCTACAGCCACCGCACCAAGGTGCAGCGCCTGCCGATCGAGCCGATCTCCCAGGCCAGCGCCAACCAGCGCAAGGGCCGCTGCGGCCGTACGAGCGACGGTGTCTGCATCCGCCTCTACTCCGAGGACGACTTCCTCGCCCGCCCGGAGTTCACGGACGCCGAAATCCTCCGTACGAACCTGGCGAGCGTCATCCTCCAGATGACCGCGGCCGGCCTCGGCGACATCGAGAAGTTCCCCTTCATCGACCCGCCGGACCACCGCAACATCCGCGACGGCGTCCAGCTCCTCCAGGAACTGGGAGCCCTGGACCCGGCGCAGAAGGACGTACGCAAGCGGCTGACCGAGATGGGCCGCAAGCTCTCCCAGCTGCCCGTCGACCCGCGCCTGGCCCGCATGGTCGTGGAGGCCGACAAGAACGGCTGCGCCCGCGAGGTCATGGTGATCGCCGCCGCGCTCTCCATCCAGGACCCGCGCGAGCGCCCCGCCGACAAGCAGGCCCAGGCGGACCAGCAGCACGCCCGCTTCAAGGACGAGACGAGCGACTTCCTCGCCTTCCTCAACCTCTGGCGGTACGTCCGCGAGCAGCAGAAGGAACGCGGCTCGTCGTCCTTCCGCCGGATGTGCAAGCAGGAGTACCTGAACTTCCTGCGCATCCGCGAATGGCAGGACATCTACAGCCAGCTGCGTACGGTCGCGAAGCAGATGGGCATCCATCTGAACGAGGACGACGCACCGGAGCAGCACGTCCATCTCTCCCTCCTCGCCGGTCTGCTCTCCCACATCGGCATGAAGGACGTGAAGGAGGGCGCGAAGAACGAGTACCTGGGCGCCCGCAACGCGAAGTTCGCGGTCTTCCCGGGCTCGGCCCTCTTCAAGAAGCCCCCGCGCTTCGTGATGTCCGCGGAGCTGGTGGAGACCTCGCGCCTCTGGGCCCGCGTCAACGCCAGGATCGAGCCCGAGTGGGTCGAGCCGCTCGCCGAACACCTCCTGAAGCGGACGTACAGCGAACCGCACTGGGAGAAGGACCAGGCAGCCGTGATGGCGTACGAGAAGGTCACGCTGTACGGCGTGCCGATCGTCGCCCAGCGGAAGGTCAACTACGGCCGTATCGACCCGGAAGCCAGCCGCGAGCTTTTCATCCGCAACGCGCTCGTCGAGGGCGACTGGCGTACGCACCACAAGTTCTTCGCCGACAACCGCAGACTCCTCAGCGAGGTCGAGGAGTTGGAGCACCGGGCCCGGCGCCGGGACATCGTGGTCGACGACGACACGCTCTTCGACTTCTACGACCAGCGGGTCCCCGAACACGTGGTGTCGGGCGCCCACTTCGACTCCTGGTGGAAGCACAAGCGGCATGAGCAGCCCGAGTTCCTGGACTTCGAGCGGGAGATGCTCATCCGGGAGTCGGCGGAGGCGGTCACCAAGGCCGACTATCCGGACTCCTGGCGGCAGGGCCAGCTCAAGTTCCGTGTCACGTACCAGTTCGAGCCGGGCGCGGACGCGGACGGTGTGACGGTCCATGTGCCGCTCCAGGTCCTCAACCAGGTGACGGACGAGGGCTTCGACTGGCAGATCCCGGGCCTGCGGGAGGAGGTGGTGACGGAACTGATCAGATCCCTGCCGAAACCGATCCGCCGTCACTACGTCCCCGCCCCGAACTACGCGAAGGCGTTCCTGGAGAAGGCCGTGCCGCTTCAGGAGCCGCTGCCCATGACGCTCGCCCGCGAGCTGAAGCGCATGGTGGGCGTCCCGCTGACGGCCGAGGACTTCGACTGGGGCCGCCTCCCCGACCATCTGAAGATCACCTTCCGAATCGTCGACGAGCGGCGCCGGAAGCTGGCCGAGGACAAGGACCTGGAGGCGCTGCGGCTCCGTCTGAAGCCGAAGGCGCGCCAGGCGCTCTCGCAGGCGGCCGCCGCCACGGCGGAGCGCCAGGGCGGCGAGTCGCTGGAGCGGACGGGCCTGACGGACTGGACGATCGGTTCGCTGACCCGCGTCTTCGAGACCCGTCGCGCCGGCCAGCCGGTGAAGGCGTACCCGGCGCTGGTCGACAACGGCGACACGGTCTCCGTCCGCCTCTTCGACACCGAGGAGGAGCAGGCGGAGGCCATGTGGAAGGGCATGCGGCGGCTCATCCTCCGCAACATCCCGGTGAACCCGGCGAAGTTCGCCTCCGAGAAGCTCACGAACGCGCAGAAGCTGGCGCTGTCGGCGAACCCGCACGGCTCCATCCAGGCGCTGTTCGACGACTGCGCGATGGCGGCGGCCGACAAGCTGATCGCCGACTTCGGCGGGCCGGCGTGGGACGAGGAGTCGTACCGCAAGCTGTACGACAAGGTGCGCGCCGAGATCGTCGACACGACGGTCCGTACGGTCGGGCAGGTGCAGCAGGTGCTGGCCGCCTGGCAGGCCTGTGAGCGCCGTCTGAAGGCCACACGGAGCGCGGCGCTGCTGGCGAACCTCTCGGACGTACGGGCGCAGCTGGACGCGCTCGTGAAGCCGGGATTCGTGACGGAGGCGGGGCTGCGGCGCCTGCCCGACCTGATGCGCTATCTGGTCGCGGCGGACCGCCGGCTGCAGCAGATGCCGACGGGCGTCCAGCGGGACACGACGCGCATGGAAAAGGTCCATGAGATGCGGGACGAGTATCTGTGGCTGCTGGAGCAGTTGCCACAGGGCCGGCCCGTGCCCTCCACCGTCCTGGACATCCGCTGGATGATCGAGGAACTGCGGGTCAGCTACTTCGCGCACGCGCTGGGGACGGCGTATCCGGTGTCGGACAAGCGGATCGTGAAGGCGATCGACGCGGCGGTGCCGTAG
- a CDS encoding DUF6274 family protein: MAATARHETRALLRAHLSAASSYRHLTRHCPVCHQLLRLAMEPGSGAEDGTEGTTESESPSKA, translated from the coding sequence ATGGCGGCGACGGCTCGGCACGAGACGCGCGCGTTACTCCGCGCCCACTTGTCGGCCGCCTCCTCGTACCGCCATCTCACGCGGCACTGCCCCGTCTGCCACCAACTCCTCCGCCTGGCCATGGAACCCGGCTCAGGCGCCGAGGACGGCACCGAGGGAACGACGGAGAGCGAAAGCCCGTCCAAGGCCTGA
- a CDS encoding META domain-containing protein: MDKQRLALTALILLPFPLLAACGTESGSDSGSGSVGSGSTKTTVTGVHWNVDSLTVDGKTEKAPDSAYLQIADDGEVNGNYGCNGFGTTATVKGDTIAFGTAQSTDMACLGTPMEFEEAFAGTLTDGEFTAERADGKLTLTSKKGATVKLSEEKPAELYGTKWQINSLMDHEVAQSLPEEVGDKAWFTLDEKSGKLTGSLGCNRVTAEATVSKDRITLGNPGTTRRMCSDSLMAAEKSLLKLFKSTLEYRIDHRTITLTSENDLGISAVADK, from the coding sequence ATGGACAAGCAGCGACTGGCCCTCACCGCCCTGATCCTCCTCCCGTTCCCGCTCCTCGCGGCCTGCGGCACCGAGTCGGGCAGCGACTCCGGCAGCGGTTCCGTCGGTTCCGGTTCGACGAAGACGACCGTCACCGGCGTCCACTGGAACGTCGACAGCCTCACCGTCGACGGGAAGACCGAGAAGGCCCCCGACAGCGCGTATCTGCAGATCGCCGACGACGGCGAGGTCAACGGCAACTACGGCTGCAACGGCTTCGGCACGACCGCCACCGTCAAGGGCGACACGATCGCCTTCGGCACCGCCCAGTCCACCGACATGGCCTGCCTCGGTACCCCGATGGAGTTCGAGGAGGCCTTCGCCGGCACGCTCACCGACGGCGAGTTCACGGCCGAGCGGGCCGACGGCAAGCTCACCCTCACCTCGAAGAAGGGCGCCACCGTCAAGCTCAGCGAGGAGAAGCCCGCCGAGCTGTACGGCACCAAGTGGCAGATCAACTCGCTCATGGACCACGAGGTCGCCCAGTCGCTCCCCGAGGAGGTGGGTGACAAGGCCTGGTTCACCCTGGACGAGAAGAGCGGCAAGCTCACCGGCAGCCTCGGCTGCAACCGCGTCACCGCCGAGGCGACCGTGAGCAAGGACAGGATCACCCTCGGCAACCCGGGCACCACGCGCCGGATGTGCTCCGACTCACTCATGGCCGCCGAGAAGAGCCTCCTCAAGCTCTTCAAGAGCACGCTGGAGTATCGGATCGATCACCGCACCATCACGCTGACCAGCGAAAACGACCTGGGAATCAGTGCGGTGGCCGACAAGTGA
- a CDS encoding Leu/Phe/Val dehydrogenase, with protein sequence MTEVSAGVLHTLFHSDQGGHEQVVLCQDLSSGLKAVIAIHSTALGPALGGTRFYPYATEEEAVADALNLARGMSYKNAMAGLDHGGGKAVIIGDPDRIKSEELLLAYGRFVASLGGRYVTACDVGTYVADMDVVARECRWTTGRSPENGGAGDSSVLTAFGVYQGMRASAQHVWGDPSLRDRRVGVAGVGKVGHHLVQHLRDEGAEVVITDVREDAVRRILDRHPEGVTAVADTEALIRAEGLDIYAPCALGGALNDDSVPVLTAKVVCGAANNQLAHPGVEKDLSDRGILYAPDYVVNAGGVIQVADELQGFDFERCRAKAAKIFDTTLAIFAKAKRDGIPPAAAADRIAEQRMHEAAAARGRRPAADAS encoded by the coding sequence GTGACCGAAGTATCAGCCGGCGTCCTGCACACCCTGTTCCACTCGGACCAGGGCGGTCATGAGCAAGTCGTGCTCTGCCAGGACCTCTCCAGTGGCCTGAAGGCCGTCATCGCCATCCACTCCACCGCGCTGGGCCCCGCCCTCGGCGGTACGCGCTTCTACCCGTACGCGACCGAGGAGGAGGCCGTCGCCGACGCGCTGAACCTCGCGCGCGGCATGTCGTACAAGAACGCCATGGCCGGGCTCGACCACGGCGGTGGCAAGGCCGTGATCATCGGGGACCCGGACCGGATCAAGAGCGAGGAGCTGCTGCTCGCCTACGGACGGTTCGTGGCCTCGCTCGGCGGCCGGTACGTGACCGCGTGCGACGTCGGTACGTACGTCGCCGACATGGACGTCGTGGCCCGCGAGTGCCGCTGGACCACCGGCCGGTCCCCGGAGAACGGCGGCGCCGGTGACTCCTCGGTCCTCACCGCCTTCGGCGTCTACCAGGGCATGCGGGCCAGCGCACAGCACGTGTGGGGCGACCCCTCGCTGCGCGACCGCCGGGTCGGCGTCGCGGGCGTCGGCAAGGTGGGGCACCACCTGGTCCAGCACCTGCGGGACGAGGGCGCCGAAGTCGTCATCACGGACGTGCGCGAGGACGCCGTACGGCGGATCCTCGACCGGCATCCGGAGGGTGTGACGGCGGTCGCCGACACCGAGGCGCTGATCCGTGCCGAGGGCCTCGACATCTACGCCCCCTGTGCGCTGGGCGGGGCCCTGAACGACGACTCCGTGCCGGTGCTCACCGCCAAGGTCGTCTGCGGGGCGGCCAACAACCAGCTCGCGCATCCGGGCGTGGAGAAGGACCTCTCCGACCGCGGGATCCTCTACGCGCCGGACTACGTCGTGAACGCCGGCGGGGTCATCCAGGTCGCCGACGAACTCCAGGGGTTCGACTTCGAGCGGTGCCGGGCGAAGGCCGCGAAGATCTTCGACACCACGCTGGCAATATTCGCGAAGGCGAAGCGGGACGGAATTCCACCTGCTGCGGCGGCCGACCGGATCGCCGAGCAGCGGATGCACGAGGCGGCCGCCGCGCGCGGTCGCCGACCCGCCGCGGACGCCTCGTAG